A single Danio rerio strain Tuebingen ecotype United States chromosome 17, GRCz12tu, whole genome shotgun sequence DNA region contains:
- the kcnk13a gene encoding potassium channel subfamily K member 13a: protein MACRGSCCCGCGPVNEDNARFIMLLLLIILYLLCGAAVFSALEHPKEKLAKERWAQRFELFSQKYNLNKSDLENFLRHYEEANMAGIRVDTLRPRWDFTGAFYFVGTVVSTIGFGMTTPATVGGKIFLIFYGLIGCAATILFFNLFLERIITVLAFVLKSCHEIQRRRKGVLPHDSRQDSRLNHEDSLAGWKPSVYCVMLILCVAAIIISCCASAMYSSIEGWRYLDSLYFCFVAFSTIGFGDMVSSQRAIYENQTVYRICNFLFILMGVCCIYSLFNVISIVIKQVLNWLLKKLKIPCRHCHRRSLRPRRNAVMPSHLRTRVRNISIDTDAVNDSETDGRRLSGEMISMRDFLAANKVNLAIMQKQLSETANGHPRPGGSTNRHNGFSGGVGALGIMNNRLAETSVDR, encoded by the exons ATGGCATGTAGAGGCTCGTGCTGTTGTGGCTGTGGTCCAGTGAATGAAGATAATGCCCGGTTCATCATGTTgctactcctcatcatcctctaCCTTCTGTGCGGAGCCGCGGTGTTTTCAGCCCTGGAGCATCCGAAGGAGAAACTGGCGAAGGAAAGGTGGGCTCAGAGGTTTGAGCTGTTCAGCCAAAAGTACAACCTCAACAAAAGTGACCTGGAGAACTTCTTGAGACATTATGAAGAGGCGAACATGGCAGGGATACGGGTGGACACTCTCAGACCGCGTTGGGATTTTACCGGAGCCTTTTATTTTGTCGGGACTGTCGTTTCTACCATCG GGTTTGGAATGACCACCCCCGCCACGGTCGGTGGCAAAATCTTCCTGATCTTTTATGGCCTCATCGGCTGCGCAGCcaccattttatttttcaatctcTTCCTGGAGAGAATAATAACAGTGTTGGCGTTCGTGCTGAAGTCGTGCCATGAAATCCAACGTCGACGCAAGGGAGTTTTACCTCACGACAGCAGACAGGACTCAAGGCTAAACCATGAAGACAGTCTTGCAGGATGGAAGCCCTCGGTTTACTGTGTGATGCTGATCTTATGCGTGGCGGCAATAATCATTTCTTGCTGTGCTTCGGCCATGTACTCTTCAATCGAAGGATGGCGATACTTGGATTCGCTTTACTTCTGCTTTGTGGCGTTCAGCACCATTGGTTTTGGGGATATGGTCAGCAGCCAACGAGCCATTTACGAGAACCAAACCGTCTACCGAATCTGCAACTTCCTGTTTATTTTAATGGGCGTTTGCTGCATTTACTCCCTATTCAACGTCATCTCCATCGTGATCAAGCAGGTGCTCAACTGGCTCCTGAAAAAGCTGAAGATACCTTGTCGTCACTGTCACAGGAGGTCTCTTCGGCCCCGCAGGAACGCAGTCATGCCGAGCCATCTCCGAACACGCGTCCGCAACATATCCATAGACACGGACGCAGTGAACGACAGTGAGACGGATGGACGCAGACTGTCTGGAGAGATGATCTCCATGAGAGACTTCCTGGCGGCTAATAAGGTCAACTTGGCGATCATGCAGAAACAGCTGTCTGAGACTGCCAATGGTCATCCCCGGCCGGGCGGCTCAACAAACAGACACAATGGATTCTCTGGTGGAGTCGGAGCTTTGGGTATAATGAATAACAGGCTAGCAGAAACCAGCGTGGACAGATAA